From Vibrio aerogenes, a single genomic window includes:
- a CDS encoding type VI secretion system Vgr family protein, whose translation MNSLNFRLTVDGVDDETLVVRDYQGVESVSDSVDSQGNPVYGYRYQIALASRSSGHTAKKFVDSKALLEVIRRGEVVQKVHGIIRSFGKGDTGHQHTFYDVVLVPSLERLSLRQNSRIFQQQSVPDMLSILLQEMSISDYAFSVKRTCAPREFCVQYRETDLEFFHRLMAEEGLTYTFEHEDSKHTIVIADNPKGFRPIGAVPYNVISGGVSDTPYIASLTETRQSQVNKVQMQDYSFKKPAYSFMQTQEKTGLQYQLETYEHYDYPGRYKDDGNGVAFSKIRLDWLRRNELTVTGHSDEAKIQGGVRFDVTDHTDGSMNKTWLAVKVVHTGSQPQALEENGSGGETSYHNEFFLIPGEKVWQTPPRLKPVIDGPNVALVVGPPGEEIFCDEHGRVKLHFPWDRYSNADDKSSCWVRVSHEWAGAEYGMVMLPRIGHEVIVSFLNGDPDQPIVTGRTYNANNKAPYPLPDAMTKTVLRTESHQGSGFNELSFEDQSGSEKIYLHGQKDYVAVIENDVTGMVGNDQHLTVENNRFSHIKVNDHLTIDGEQRTKVTKMISSELAADLHQKVGSLTAVESGKVLSLKSGTKIVIEAGSQITLKAGGSFLTVASGGVDMSGPAINLNKGGSAGSVTAYGGQAAELPGVPEVPDPPAPILTPAQVATMKSAAPFCEECEKCKGGVCSV comes from the coding sequence ATGAACAGTTTAAATTTTCGACTCACCGTCGATGGGGTCGATGATGAGACGCTGGTAGTGCGGGACTATCAGGGCGTCGAATCAGTTTCGGATTCCGTCGATTCTCAGGGTAACCCGGTTTACGGTTACCGGTATCAGATTGCACTTGCCAGCCGCAGCAGCGGCCACACCGCCAAAAAATTCGTGGACAGCAAAGCCCTGCTGGAAGTGATCCGCCGTGGTGAAGTGGTGCAGAAAGTTCACGGCATCATCCGCAGTTTCGGCAAAGGTGACACCGGCCATCAGCACACGTTTTATGATGTGGTGCTGGTGCCTTCGCTGGAGCGGCTCTCTCTGCGCCAGAACAGCCGCATTTTTCAGCAGCAAAGCGTGCCGGATATGCTTTCCATCCTGCTTCAGGAAATGAGTATTTCCGATTACGCTTTTTCCGTCAAACGCACCTGTGCGCCGCGCGAGTTTTGCGTTCAGTACCGGGAAACGGATCTGGAATTCTTCCACCGTCTGATGGCAGAAGAAGGGCTGACGTACACCTTCGAGCACGAAGACAGCAAACACACCATCGTGATTGCCGATAACCCGAAAGGCTTCCGCCCGATTGGCGCGGTGCCGTATAACGTGATTTCCGGTGGTGTGAGTGACACGCCTTATATTGCTTCGCTGACTGAAACCCGCCAGTCACAAGTCAATAAAGTGCAGATGCAGGACTACAGTTTCAAAAAGCCGGCTTACAGTTTTATGCAGACCCAGGAAAAAACCGGTTTGCAATATCAGCTCGAAACTTACGAGCATTATGATTATCCGGGCCGCTATAAAGATGACGGCAACGGCGTGGCATTCAGCAAAATCCGCCTCGACTGGCTGCGCCGCAATGAGCTGACCGTCACCGGCCACAGTGATGAAGCCAAAATTCAGGGCGGGGTGCGCTTTGATGTGACCGACCACACCGACGGCAGTATGAACAAAACCTGGCTGGCGGTGAAGGTGGTGCATACCGGCAGTCAGCCACAGGCTCTGGAAGAGAATGGCAGTGGCGGTGAAACCAGTTATCACAATGAATTCTTCCTTATTCCCGGAGAGAAAGTCTGGCAGACGCCACCACGTCTCAAGCCGGTGATTGACGGCCCGAATGTTGCTCTCGTTGTCGGTCCGCCGGGGGAAGAGATTTTCTGTGATGAGCATGGCCGGGTGAAACTGCATTTCCCGTGGGATCGTTACAGCAACGCGGATGATAAAAGCTCCTGTTGGGTGCGGGTTTCCCACGAATGGGCCGGTGCCGAATATGGGATGGTGATGTTGCCGCGTATCGGCCACGAAGTGATTGTGTCCTTCCTCAATGGCGATCCGGATCAGCCGATTGTCACTGGCAGAACCTACAACGCCAACAACAAAGCGCCGTATCCGTTGCCGGATGCGATGACCAAAACCGTGCTGCGCACCGAGTCTCATCAGGGCAGCGGCTTTAATGAGCTGAGTTTTGAAGATCAGTCCGGCAGTGAAAAGATTTACCTCCATGGTCAGAAAGATTATGTCGCGGTGATTGAAAATGACGTCACCGGCATGGTCGGTAACGATCAGCATCTCACGGTGGAAAATAACCGCTTCAGCCATATCAAAGTCAACGATCACCTGACCATTGACGGCGAGCAGCGCACCAAAGTCACCAAGATGATCAGCAGTGAGCTGGCCGCCGATCTGCATCAGAAAGTCGGCTCACTGACGGCGGTGGAATCCGGCAAGGTACTGAGCCTGAAATCCGGCACCAAAATTGTCATCGAAGCGGGTTCACAAATTACCCTTAAAGCCGGAGGCAGCTTCCTGACGGTCGCCAGTGGCGGCGTGGATATGTCCGGCCCGGCGATTAACCTCAACAAAGGCGGCAGCGCCGGCAGTGTGACCGCTTACGGCGGACAGGCCGCTGAGCTGCCGGGTGTGCCTGAAGTGCCCGATCCACCGGCACCGATTCTGACACCGGCTCAGGTCGCAACGATGAAATCCGCCGCACCATTCTGTGAAGAGTGTGAGAAATGTAAGGGTGGTGTATGTTCAGTTTAA
- a CDS encoding DUF4123 domain-containing protein — MFSLKTQVTEDLNWFVVLSGTSSARPLETFYQHGGEEARGIWLGTDYEGWEEVMPYIAQVQPDHPFIDWIDGETSEAPDWGILVGSQAPFAQVLAHMRSLTQIWLPAGDHAFFRFYDPRFSLKVASLCDDEQRPVLMGPASCWMSHADRVDNPEPVLNQKEKPFPWWEVPAPVMDALTGEDKSTLVINALKWVKETCADLYFYFPEPILFAKVTRLVERFDPQGPVTLNRYLHDALSQEVYR, encoded by the coding sequence ATGTTCAGTTTAAAAACGCAGGTAACGGAAGATTTAAACTGGTTTGTGGTGCTCAGCGGTACCAGCAGCGCCCGGCCGCTGGAGACGTTTTATCAGCATGGCGGCGAAGAAGCGCGCGGTATCTGGCTTGGCACCGATTACGAAGGCTGGGAAGAAGTGATGCCTTACATCGCGCAGGTTCAGCCGGATCACCCGTTTATCGACTGGATTGACGGGGAAACCAGCGAAGCGCCGGACTGGGGCATTCTGGTGGGCTCACAAGCGCCGTTTGCACAGGTGCTGGCGCACATGCGCAGCCTGACGCAAATCTGGCTGCCGGCAGGCGATCACGCTTTTTTCCGTTTCTACGATCCGCGTTTCAGCCTGAAAGTGGCGTCGCTGTGTGATGATGAGCAACGTCCGGTGCTGATGGGGCCGGCCAGTTGCTGGATGAGCCACGCTGACCGGGTGGATAACCCGGAGCCGGTGCTGAATCAGAAAGAGAAACCGTTTCCGTGGTGGGAAGTGCCCGCGCCGGTGATGGATGCGCTGACCGGAGAAGATAAATCGACGCTGGTGATTAACGCCCTCAAATGGGTGAAAGAAACCTGTGCCGATCTGTATTTCTATTTTCCCGAGCCCATTCTGTTTGCCAAAGTCACCCGTCTGGTTGAGCGGTTTGATCCGCAGGGGCCGGTGACACTGAACCGTTATTTACATGATGCGCTGTCGCAGGAGGTTTACCGGTGA
- a CDS encoding Rhs family protein, with protein sequence MSDKVTQLLDEKFDAIKTDFMGSITEYKKQSENWLYGWLLEMDQKVMVNGHEKSADVDDSSIRADLVNCPLDGKITLVHCFESEAYVPIGGTPFKIQPVKLVKSGQSKRYVDDGDPFEGTIGEDGTAIVQLDKNKYKGKLLRVYFYPDVTESDIKALLASYDGTQQKLMDWLAAEWEEQKSEWDDYLRNPIDVGHEVEKFIENMGIALLTAWDEISDLFNVLAHPTQLIETLKRFVDSEKLASVLEETKKKAAEMLNLLKDEARCFLLVKAAYCWLRMLSPVQIMNIVSMCLASLLVEVLMMMIIPGGKAVMKTIEQLRNAGSFAGAVS encoded by the coding sequence GTGAGCGATAAAGTGACGCAATTACTGGATGAAAAATTCGATGCCATCAAAACCGATTTTATGGGGTCGATTACCGAGTATAAAAAACAATCTGAAAACTGGCTGTATGGCTGGCTGCTGGAAATGGACCAGAAAGTGATGGTCAACGGCCATGAAAAGTCAGCCGATGTGGATGATTCCAGCATCCGGGCGGATTTAGTCAACTGCCCGCTGGATGGCAAAATCACCCTGGTGCACTGCTTTGAATCCGAAGCCTATGTGCCGATTGGCGGCACGCCGTTCAAAATTCAGCCGGTGAAACTGGTGAAGAGTGGTCAGTCAAAGCGTTATGTCGATGATGGTGACCCGTTCGAAGGCACGATTGGTGAAGACGGCACGGCCATTGTCCAGCTGGATAAAAACAAATACAAAGGCAAGCTGTTGCGGGTGTATTTCTATCCGGATGTGACCGAAAGTGATATCAAAGCGCTGCTGGCTTCTTATGACGGCACCCAGCAGAAGCTGATGGACTGGTTGGCTGCCGAGTGGGAAGAGCAGAAGAGCGAGTGGGATGATTATCTGCGTAATCCAATTGATGTCGGTCATGAAGTCGAAAAGTTTATCGAGAATATGGGCATTGCCCTGCTGACCGCCTGGGATGAAATCTCCGACCTGTTTAACGTGCTGGCGCACCCGACGCAACTGATAGAAACCCTCAAACGTTTTGTTGATTCTGAAAAACTGGCCAGTGTGCTGGAAGAAACCAAGAAAAAAGCGGCGGAGATGCTCAATTTGCTGAAAGATGAAGCGCGCTGTTTTCTGCTGGTGAAAGCGGCTTACTGCTGGCTGCGGATGCTCAGTCCGGTGCAGATCATGAATATCGTATCGATGTGTCTGGCGTCGTTGTTGGTGGAAGTGCTGATGATGATGATCATCCCCGGCGGAAAAGCGGTGATGAAAACAATCGAACAATTACGCAATGCAGGTAGTTTCGCAGGAGCCGTCTCATGA
- a CDS encoding RHS repeat-associated core domain-containing protein: MKKPKKWKHGKHVDVLAKLEEIVDLVKADAESNLPKLKKLTQHGEGRFSRDRIKDQTFNKAKHEKATMMERKVTSSTEAKMEKDKPHTANDSPETPAKKKHEKKENTECVDDPISLVTGEELLTIPDMVLPGALPFVFQRTYRTSACELNAGLGFGWGHTLAHRLEFKDGKALWHNDEYLSTAFPEPTAQCPQILNNLGEACIYLGAEPNQYILAAPEQPFYHFERRGDVARLVRLTDKYDNTLHLQYDNDDRVQAVLNPHGIALWVNYNEANLISSLELRTFSDTENGREWSTQRLLHQYQYNEHGQLIAERNEAGEGEHYSYDARNVITERVMAGGMAFGWEWEGEGKQVRCIKHWSNTGNHTELSWDEEARSVTVTYSDGSESIYQHDENAKLISTTDPDGAVTTNTYNEDGKLTSTTDALGHETQYIYDENGDLEWVIAPDGTATEMDYMAGRLFKVTRGEASWRYYYNDNGDICEKRDPLRRSTYYHYNPQGNLNRIVYPDGSEHQLSWNRLGMLIEEKYPDGTTSQYRHDISGRVIYQKSSIGGVTQYQWDEADRLVKLIQPNGKSKTFCYNAYGKVTEVMDETGRKTAYEYEENSHLLSRVTNPDGTSLSYLYDNPKRFVSQITNERGEAYNIDYFTNGLVKTETTFDGRQMHYEYDLLGQLTQKTEVGLEGTELVTGFVRDEMGRLREKVLPDGTKVAYDYDDNGNLISVDDGETPLGWKYDLLSRVTEEHQNWASNYFEYDAVGQVTKWQLPDAKVLQYQRGQGGLLNQISLDDHVLTQHLYQNGMESRRTQGAVTSSFEYDAQGRLTHQSQSVSGRQTRTRDYGYDALGNLSQIADSRFGDSYFDYDPLSRLKAVRGNLEEHFVHDATGNVLSQHLGRRQDELNLAEAGGNQLTFHGDSHYEYDEFGRLITEKRGKNQSLITRYEYDCQHRLTQASMPDGTIATYTYDAFGRRTKKVVTDKAQTTTTTEFMWQGDTLIGEVTNSDYKTYVYEPGTFRPLAQISGEGRNNGEVYYYHLDQIGTPIELTDVQGQSVWSVQYRAYGNVLTQHVEEIQSALRFQGQYYDSETGLHYNRHRYYSPGTGRFTTIDPIGLAGGLNNYQYVPNPTGWVDPLGLSNVPGDGCSDNNQPEIVTDIDEQPDNAPFKKDANGRWHDKKGRYVAQSWPPNDGFATKNGSVLREHITLQPGHMLDRFGGWYEDGVFRDLGSYFADMGVPFKNRALPPETLSSPYRTYKVVKPFEVEAGPIAPWFGDPGGARQYLVLKSEGGVEGLIKSGKIEPVE; this comes from the coding sequence ATGAAGAAGCCAAAGAAATGGAAACATGGCAAGCATGTGGATGTGCTGGCCAAACTGGAAGAAATTGTTGATCTGGTCAAGGCGGATGCAGAGTCCAATCTGCCGAAGCTGAAAAAACTGACCCAGCACGGTGAAGGGCGTTTCAGCCGCGACCGGATCAAAGATCAGACCTTTAACAAAGCCAAACATGAAAAAGCGACCATGATGGAGCGCAAGGTCACCAGCAGCACCGAGGCGAAGATGGAGAAGGATAAGCCCCATACAGCCAATGATTCACCGGAAACGCCAGCGAAGAAAAAGCATGAAAAGAAAGAAAACACCGAGTGTGTTGATGATCCAATTTCGTTGGTGACGGGGGAAGAGTTACTTACAATTCCGGATATGGTTTTGCCTGGAGCATTACCATTTGTTTTTCAGCGCACATACCGTACCAGTGCTTGTGAGCTGAATGCCGGTTTAGGGTTTGGCTGGGGCCACACACTGGCGCACCGGCTGGAATTTAAAGATGGCAAAGCGCTCTGGCATAACGATGAATATCTCAGCACGGCGTTTCCCGAGCCGACGGCACAGTGCCCGCAAATCCTCAATAATCTGGGCGAAGCCTGTATTTATCTTGGGGCTGAGCCAAACCAGTATATTCTGGCCGCGCCGGAGCAACCGTTTTATCACTTTGAGCGCCGCGGCGATGTGGCGCGTTTAGTGCGCCTGACGGATAAATACGACAATACCCTGCATCTTCAGTATGACAATGACGACCGGGTGCAGGCGGTGCTGAATCCGCACGGGATTGCCCTATGGGTGAACTATAACGAAGCGAACCTGATTAGCAGCCTCGAACTGCGCACTTTCAGTGATACTGAAAATGGCCGCGAATGGTCGACACAGCGGCTGCTGCACCAATATCAGTACAATGAACACGGCCAGCTGATTGCTGAGCGTAATGAAGCCGGAGAAGGCGAGCATTACAGCTATGATGCGCGCAATGTCATCACCGAACGGGTGATGGCCGGTGGCATGGCATTTGGCTGGGAATGGGAAGGTGAAGGCAAGCAGGTTCGCTGTATCAAACACTGGAGTAATACAGGTAACCATACTGAATTAAGCTGGGATGAAGAAGCTCGCAGTGTGACTGTCACCTATTCTGACGGCAGTGAGTCCATCTATCAGCACGATGAAAATGCCAAACTCATCAGCACCACTGACCCGGATGGCGCGGTCACGACGAACACCTACAACGAAGACGGTAAGCTGACCAGCACGACCGATGCGCTGGGCCATGAAACCCAGTATATCTATGACGAGAACGGTGATTTGGAGTGGGTGATTGCCCCGGACGGCACCGCGACCGAAATGGATTATATGGCCGGGCGGCTGTTTAAGGTCACCCGCGGCGAGGCGAGCTGGCGGTATTACTACAACGACAACGGTGATATCTGCGAGAAGCGCGATCCACTGCGGCGAAGTACTTACTATCACTATAACCCACAGGGCAACCTGAACCGGATTGTCTACCCGGACGGCAGTGAGCATCAGCTCAGCTGGAACCGGCTGGGGATGCTGATTGAAGAAAAATATCCGGACGGCACCACCAGTCAGTACCGCCACGATATCAGTGGCCGGGTGATTTACCAGAAATCTTCGATTGGCGGCGTGACGCAATACCAGTGGGATGAAGCCGACCGTCTGGTGAAACTGATTCAGCCCAACGGCAAGTCAAAAACCTTCTGTTACAACGCCTACGGTAAAGTGACCGAAGTGATGGACGAGACCGGGCGTAAAACGGCGTATGAGTACGAAGAAAACAGCCACCTGCTGAGCCGGGTGACGAATCCGGACGGCACCAGCCTGAGCTACCTGTACGACAACCCGAAACGCTTTGTCAGCCAAATCACCAATGAGCGCGGTGAAGCTTACAACATTGATTACTTCACCAATGGTCTGGTGAAAACGGAAACCACCTTCGACGGGCGGCAGATGCATTATGAATATGATTTGCTTGGCCAGCTGACCCAAAAAACCGAAGTGGGACTTGAGGGCACCGAGCTGGTGACCGGATTTGTCCGCGATGAAATGGGCCGCCTGCGTGAGAAAGTGCTGCCGGACGGCACCAAAGTCGCTTACGACTATGATGACAACGGCAACCTGATTTCAGTGGATGACGGTGAAACGCCGCTGGGCTGGAAATACGACCTGCTCAGCCGGGTGACCGAAGAGCATCAGAACTGGGCCTCGAACTATTTTGAATATGATGCGGTGGGGCAGGTGACCAAATGGCAGTTGCCGGATGCCAAAGTGCTGCAATACCAGCGCGGGCAGGGCGGACTGCTGAATCAAATCAGCCTGGATGACCATGTGCTGACGCAGCATTTATACCAGAACGGGATGGAAAGCCGCCGGACTCAGGGCGCGGTGACCAGCAGTTTTGAATATGACGCGCAGGGGCGGCTGACGCACCAGAGCCAGTCTGTCTCCGGCAGACAAACCCGCACGCGGGATTATGGTTACGACGCACTGGGCAATCTGTCGCAAATTGCTGACAGCCGCTTTGGTGACAGTTATTTTGATTACGACCCGCTGTCACGCCTGAAAGCGGTGCGCGGGAATCTGGAAGAGCATTTTGTCCATGATGCGACCGGGAATGTCTTGTCCCAGCATCTGGGAAGACGTCAGGATGAACTGAATCTGGCGGAAGCCGGTGGCAACCAGCTCACTTTCCACGGGGACAGCCATTATGAATACGATGAGTTCGGGCGTCTCATTACTGAGAAACGCGGTAAGAATCAGTCGCTCATCACCCGTTATGAGTATGACTGCCAGCACCGTCTGACTCAGGCCAGCATGCCGGACGGCACTATAGCCACATACACCTATGATGCCTTTGGCCGCAGAACCAAAAAAGTCGTCACGGACAAAGCGCAAACCACCACAACCACCGAGTTTATGTGGCAGGGTGACACCCTGATTGGTGAAGTCACCAATAGTGATTACAAAACCTACGTTTACGAGCCCGGCACCTTCCGCCCGCTGGCCCAAATCAGCGGTGAAGGCAGAAACAACGGGGAAGTCTATTACTACCATCTGGACCAAATCGGTACGCCCATCGAGCTGACGGATGTGCAGGGTCAAAGTGTCTGGTCGGTGCAATACCGCGCCTACGGGAACGTGCTGACCCAGCATGTGGAAGAAATACAAAGTGCACTACGCTTTCAGGGGCAGTATTATGACAGCGAAACCGGGCTTCATTACAACCGGCACCGTTATTACAGCCCCGGCACAGGCAGGTTCACGACGATTGACCCGATCGGTTTAGCCGGTGGCTTGAATAACTACCAGTATGTGCCGAACCCGACGGGATGGGTGGATCCGTTGGGGTTGAGTAATGTACCGGGAGATGGGTGTTCAGATAATAATCAGCCAGAGATTGTGACTGATATTGATGAACAGCCTGATAATGCGCCATTTAAAAAAGATGCGAATGGTCGATGGCATGATAAAAAAGGTCGTTATGTTGCACAGAGTTGGCCTCCGAATGATGGGTTTGCTACAAAAAATGGTTCTGTGTTAAGAGAGCACATAACGTTACAACCGGGACATATGTTGGATCGTTTTGGTGGATGGTACGAAGATGGTGTGTTTAGAGATCTGGGAAGCTATTTCGCAGATATGGGAGTTCCATTTAAAAATAGAGCCCTACCTCCTGAAACTTTATCATCACCGTATCGTACATACAAAGTTGTTAAGCCGTTTGAGGTTGAAGCTGGTCCAATTGCTCCTTGGTTCGGTGATCCGGGTGGGGCAAGGCAGTATTTAGTACTCAAGTCTGAAGGTGGAGTCGAAGGATTAATTAAATCCGGAAAAATAGAGCCTGTGGAGTAG
- a CDS encoding SymE family type I addiction module toxin has translation MPNRGDTSTPDFHLKGKWLREAGTGFGTGTPVTVNITEDCIVQIPDNPQKQALREQLAQLKAAVE, from the coding sequence ATCCCCAACCGGGGCGATACCAGCACCCCGGATTTTCATCTTAAAGGCAAGTGGCTGCGCGAGGCCGGGACTGGGTTTGGGACTGGTACGCCAGTCACCGTGAATATCACAGAGGATTGTATTGTGCAGATCCCAGACAACCCGCAGAAGCAGGCATTACGGGAACAACTGGCTCAGTTAAAAGCGGCGGTGGAGTGA
- a CDS encoding HEPN domain-containing protein has product MKKTLEHLPEHKQQDIQAIADILRDTVDEFVAGKSGKQSGFKIQKIILFGSYARPPSAEGKPGWVYDPAHGYISDYDILVIVNRMELVENLKLWKLADDRIKRRIEKIPVGVIVHTLKEVNQWLREGQYFFQDIREEGIELYSIDSRELSVPGNLTDEERREIAQKHFQKCFQNANEFFFVYETALNKGWLNNAAFQLHQASERFFACTLLVCTNYLPKTHDIEKLCHFCAQQDERFLQLFPKENQFHRRSFHRLRRAYVDARYSEHYEITVEELTYLSEEVEKLKMLTEEVCLERITSK; this is encoded by the coding sequence ATGAAAAAGACGCTCGAACACCTTCCCGAACATAAACAACAGGATATTCAGGCCATTGCCGATATTCTGCGTGATACTGTGGATGAATTTGTCGCTGGGAAAAGCGGTAAACAATCCGGCTTTAAGATCCAGAAAATTATCCTGTTTGGCAGTTATGCCCGCCCGCCGTCAGCCGAAGGAAAACCCGGCTGGGTGTATGACCCTGCACATGGTTATATCAGTGATTACGACATTCTGGTGATCGTCAACCGTATGGAACTGGTCGAAAACCTCAAACTGTGGAAACTGGCGGATGACCGGATTAAACGACGAATTGAGAAAATTCCGGTCGGTGTGATTGTACATACGCTGAAAGAAGTCAATCAATGGCTCAGGGAAGGTCAGTATTTCTTTCAGGATATCCGGGAAGAAGGCATAGAATTATACAGCATCGATAGCCGTGAGCTGTCTGTGCCGGGAAACCTGACGGATGAAGAAAGACGGGAAATTGCTCAGAAGCATTTCCAAAAATGTTTTCAGAATGCAAACGAGTTTTTCTTTGTTTACGAAACAGCATTAAATAAAGGCTGGTTGAATAATGCTGCTTTTCAATTACATCAAGCTTCGGAGCGATTTTTCGCCTGTACGTTGTTAGTTTGCACCAATTATCTTCCCAAAACCCACGATATCGAAAAACTTTGTCATTTCTGCGCCCAACAGGATGAACGCTTTCTTCAACTATTCCCGAAAGAGAATCAATTCCACCGCCGTAGTTTTCACCGCTTGCGGCGTGCTTATGTGGACGCCCGTTACTCTGAGCATTATGAAATTACCGTGGAAGAGTTGACGTATCTGTCTGAGGAAGTGGAAAAGTTGAAAATGCTGACGGAAGAGGTTTGTTTGGAGAGGATCACCTCCAAATAA
- a CDS encoding GNAT family N-acetyltransferase, with the protein MIDTARTRIEVMSSKHASDMLAYELENREHLAPWSPLRTDEFYTIDNWLSLCKNSESAFEKGSEVKFVALDKDAGEIVGVCNFTGIVRGVFQACFLGYSISRKFEGQGYMTEILEASIGYMFDIVGLNRIMANYIPHNVASERVLFKLGFEKEGVARKYLKIAGQWEDHILTSKLNERT; encoded by the coding sequence ATGATAGATACGGCAAGGACTCGAATTGAAGTGATGTCCAGTAAGCATGCCTCAGATATGCTTGCATACGAACTCGAAAATCGTGAGCATTTAGCGCCATGGTCCCCACTTCGTACAGATGAATTTTATACTATAGACAACTGGCTATCTCTGTGTAAAAACAGTGAGTCTGCGTTTGAGAAAGGTAGTGAAGTTAAGTTTGTAGCATTGGATAAAGATGCAGGCGAAATTGTTGGTGTCTGCAATTTTACGGGTATAGTTCGCGGTGTTTTTCAAGCTTGCTTTTTAGGTTACTCCATTTCCAGAAAGTTTGAAGGTCAAGGTTATATGACCGAGATACTCGAAGCATCGATAGGTTACATGTTTGATATCGTTGGTCTTAACAGAATAATGGCGAATTACATTCCACATAATGTAGCGAGTGAAAGAGTGCTGTTTAAACTAGGTTTCGAGAAAGAAGGTGTTGCCAGGAAGTACTTAAAAATTGCAGGACAATGGGAAGACCATATCCTTACGTCCAAACTTAACGAACGTACATAA
- a CDS encoding NAD(P)H-dependent oxidoreductase → MKKVLVINANPKPTSLCKSLAEQYISVAKEQHKVEQINIGDLNFEISLDEGYDKITDLEPDLVDFQKKVQWAEHVVIVSPVWWGTIPAKFKGAIDRAFLPGFSFKYVGGKTIPEKLLKGRTSELIVTLDSPPFWYKYVTGNAIYKQLKHSILGFSGIKNISSTYFGPVINSNSDTRQAWLNKVAKLANRIK, encoded by the coding sequence ATGAAAAAAGTTTTAGTTATCAATGCGAACCCCAAACCTACTAGCTTGTGCAAATCTTTAGCTGAACAGTATATATCGGTTGCGAAAGAACAGCATAAAGTTGAGCAAATAAATATAGGTGACTTGAATTTCGAAATAAGTTTAGACGAAGGATATGATAAAATTACCGACTTGGAACCTGATCTAGTGGATTTTCAAAAGAAGGTTCAATGGGCAGAGCATGTTGTCATTGTCAGCCCCGTTTGGTGGGGAACGATACCAGCAAAATTTAAAGGTGCTATTGATAGAGCCTTTTTACCTGGCTTTTCATTCAAATATGTAGGTGGTAAAACAATTCCTGAGAAGCTGCTGAAAGGACGAACTTCTGAACTAATTGTTACACTTGATAGTCCACCTTTTTGGTACAAGTACGTCACAGGGAATGCAATATATAAACAGTTAAAGCACTCCATTTTGGGCTTTTCTGGTATTAAAAATATTTCTTCGACTTACTTTGGTCCGGTTATTAATTCTAATAGTGATACCAGGCAAGCTTGGTTGAATAAAGTGGCGAAGCTAGCGAATAGAATAAAGTGA